Genomic window (Arachis hypogaea cultivar Tifrunner chromosome 13, arahy.Tifrunner.gnm2.J5K5, whole genome shotgun sequence):
AGGTTTGAAATTTTCAATTGATTCATTTGCCAACACTTTGAAGTCTATCGTAGCACATTGCCATAACAGAATCAAGAATGTTGTCGATAGAAATTCCATTGTACTATACGTtaacattaatttaatttaaagccTAGTGTTacttttatactaatatctaaatTCTTGCTTTTGTcattttgaattgaatttattCTAAGGTGTTTTAATAACACATCTCTTGCTGCAGCAATGTCATGTCCACCATGGACAAGATATGTCTTTAGTTATGGCAGTGTTATAGGGTTGTGCTACTCTATTTTGGGGGGAAGGGGTTCAGAATGATTCTATTTTACAGGTCATTAGACACTCACATAGTAGGTGAACAAGTGCACATTTTTGCAAGATGTTTTTAGGTTAGACTGGAGCTGAAAAGTTGCACATTTATCAGAATTTGTAGGATGGGAATTGGATCTTGGTCAAATACTCCATGCATACCACCAATCGAGTAGGATCCTAAACCAAGCATCACACATCACATGTATTTCTCTAATAAATGGATAAGATTCCCTCTATTgaacaaagtaaaaaaataaaaagggacaCGATTCCTTCTCATATCATTTGATCCTAAGAATAACAGGGAATATGGTACTCCCTTAGCAACCAAAATATGCATCTACAATAGCTCTTTGAAGGGAAACCCAACTTGAGTGTCAAAAGTGTTTCTGGGAAAGATATATAaaaagtaaacaacaaatttacaCGATAATAAGCATACACCCTTTAGAATTTGTTGCATATTCATATTGGTCGAAATTTTTCACCTGGTCTCATTCTTACATCGAAATATATTTTACTTATGCCACTAACTACTACATAAGTTCATCTCTGGTACTAATCCTAATTTATACACCATCCATGGATACTGACGAATAATTCAAAGCACCCTGATAAGGATCAGGGACTTTGACATGACGCAACAAAGGAGAGTTCTGCAAACCAATTATCTCAAGCTGCATGTTTGAGTGGCCCTTCAGAAAAATATCTGTTACCTGCAGAAAAGACATAACATTAAAACCTTTTTCCAACGTCCCACTACTCCAATCAACATTCATTGCACCATATTTTTCGATGCCATAATAGTTCGACCATAGATACAGCGAGAAGTTTTAATAATTGATATATACCTGTGTGCATCCAAAAAGATTAAGTGATATCAGTGACGAGCAGCTATCTACTATTAAACCCAATGCATTGTCTGTCAAATTTCGGCACCAAGATAGATCTAGAGTACGCAAATTTTTTGCATGGCTTGCAAGTGATAGGGTTGTGTGGTAGCCAACCTGCATTAAATAGAACTTGGCCCTCAGAAAGTGAAACAATACAACTTATCAGGTGTGTAAAgagttcttttttctttttctttttccttttttgaaTATTAACTCAAATAGGAAGGATGTTTCGACACTTAATAAACCATACAGCAATTCCAGCTCCTCGCAAATGCTTAAATGTGCATATGGGGTGGGTTATATAGCATTTGCAGCCATATGGGGAGAGAAACAGGGAGACAAATAAACGAAGTACCTTCTTAACACTATTAAGTGACAGTTCTTGCAAGGACTCCCCACTTGTCTCCAAAAATGCAGCAATGGCTTCATCACTGCATTAGCAAAGGGGAACAAAAATTTAACAGTTAGTAGCAGACCCTACCAAGATAGATAATGAATTAGATAAAATTGATTATCTCAAATCCTGAGTACAAAGGACCATTTAGATCGAAGACTACAAGGGAATCAAACACTTTTGGATGCATAAAAAATGTATGAGTTCGAATTCGAAAAATCATATAGCAGTCTTGATAGTGCAAAAACCATTAGAAACTATTTTGAGTCGTCTGTTGCAAATAACAGACTGATCTAAGAAGCGtcctaataaaaataagcaaagATATATGCTCTGTCTATAATAAAGAGAGATAGCAGGGAAAATAAGGACCTGAATGTATTACGGCAAAGCTTCAGTGTATGAAGTGCACGGCAATGATTACTTAGATAACCTATGGATAAATCTGTTAATGTCTCCAAGTGCATAATATCAAGCACGCATAATCCAGGACAATGTTCtgcaattatttttattgatgcatCTGTCACATTTCTGCACATCAAGAAATGTAAATCAACAAGTTTTGACGATAATAGAAAAATATGGAGTTTAAAATCAAGGGGAAATAAAAGTATCCAAATTCACAAGTAATAGTTAAGTCCATGTATGGTAAGCAGCCAACCAAAGTTTGAACCAACCACAATGAcggtttcaaataaaattttcggTCATACACAGGAAAATACTTCCTGAATTTATGTCACATCTTAAGAGTTTCCAGACATGAAACAACCATAACTAACTCTGATAATACTTAGTAGTTAGTACTTACACACAATTTTGTAAAACGAGCTCTTTTAAGTTGTGACCCCGAGCAGTGATGTAATCCTTGACAAATTCATCACAAATAGTTTTAACACTGGCTACTGACAAAACTTCCAAATGTTCAAGTTCCAGAAGTGCTGGCAGAACCAGTGCAGCATCAATGCCATTGCATTCATCGAGATACAATTCCTTTAGAAGAGATCTTAATGATTCAGCCAAATGAAAAATGCCAGAAGATGTGAGAAGGGAGCACCGGCTGAGGTTGACTGATCTAAGTGCTGGAGCAGAAGAGACAAGTGCTCGCAACCCTAAATCTGAAAGACGACATGCACCCGTAATGGATAGGCTAGTTAATCTAGGCAAGTGCCCCCTTGATTGTGCCAAAGTAGCATATATTACATAATCTGCCAAACATCGCCCGCACTGGTCGAGTTGCAGCACCTATTcaaaatgtaaataaaaataaccagAACTAAGGTAATCTATGATGTTAATAATAGAAGCAGACAAGAAGTTAATCAAATCTTCAACAAGACAATTGAAATTGAACAAGCCAAGAAAATAAACCTTTTAAAAAGAACGAAGATTCCCAGTTACACAATCAAAATATAGCAAAATATAGTACCATAAATACTGGCCAATAAGTCAAACATAAACTTAATAGAAAATCTAACACTAAACTATACTTGAGATGAATCACCGTTAACACATAAGTTCAAAACGAGCATATTACATAGAAGGACGTACCACCAAATTGGTAGTGTCGCACATTTGGAAACATTTAACAAAGTGCTCCTCCGACAGCCAAGAGCAATTCCTCAACCGAATCTCTGTGGGTGATCCACAAACAAGTAGTTCAAAAAAGTGATCGGTAATCCTCTCCGCGTCACACAACAATTGGCTAAGCCTGTGCCTCAGGGAATCAGGCACACTGTCAAGTGAAGCTATGTCATCAACATTCCGAGCAAGAATATCAAGGCAAAGCTCCTGCAATGAAGGAGCCAAGAACTTTCTACCGGTTAGCGCTTGATTCCTCTTAGGAACCCACTTAATAGACTCCACTAAGCTTCTTTCCGAAGGCCCACACCCTGTTTgaaaactcttcttctccctaTCCCGTATGATCTTCATAGCCGTTGAGAAAGGACCTGGCCAATCCTCAATCTCATGCTCAACTTCAGGCTCAGGAACCGAATTGTCATTGGTGTTTTCTTCATCTTCAGCAGTGAAATGAGCAAATCGCGACGCGTTCTCCCTGGCTATGTCCCTAAACCGGTCCATCCTATTCGAGCCATGCTCTCTTTGATtaccattgttattgttgttgttgttagtgtCTCTTGATCGTTCTCGAGCTCTCATTTGGACAGGAACTGCATTACCCTCTTCTGAAGGGAGCTTGGCATCTGATCTATTCTCCAATGTAGTTTCATGAGCAACAGCATTGCGTGGTGGTTCGCCATTAGCAACAACCGCAGATTTCCCTTTCTCTTCCCTGCTGAGTCTCCTTCGTCCCACACTCATGCTTCCAACTTCCACCGTAACCGCATCTCTGCTGCTGCTACCGCCGCCCAGTTTCCTCTTCCCCCTATTACCAGAAACAACATTTTCCAAACCCTCATCAATATTCTGCTTCTCGATCTTCACCGCATCAACATAACTATTTGTGTCCTTCGTTTCACACTTTTgctgctcttcttcttcttcgctttTCTGTGATATGGTTTTCCTACCACGCTTGGCGCTACCACTTCCCGGATCGCCGTTACTGACAGCGTTATATTGGTTTGCTTCCATTCCTCTCATGAGAACCTTCTTTCCTGACCGTAAGTTCAGAAAACCCTTCCCACTCTCGTCCAACTTGACAGTTGCTGTTCCGGAAACAGCTGACCTaccctttctttttccctttccaCTGGCGGCGTTTCCGGTGGGACCAGAGTCGGTGTCATTGGAAACCCTAACGGCGGTTGCGGTTGAACCATCGTCAGCACCGAATTTGGGAGGATCGGAGTTTGGAATGGAAGCGAGGCGGAGACTGCGTCTACGAGGGGGAAACGAAGAGGGTTCGTTGGTTTGGGTGGGAGTGTGCGGATGCATAGAGTCGATGGTTTTTGAAGATTTTGGTGTGGTTTTGGTAGGTACCATTGTGTGAGTGAGAGTGAAGTGGAACAAGTGAAAAGAGGGGgaatgaagagagagagagagatttggagatctagagagaaaaataagttttttttttttttttgaaggagGAATCCAAGTGGTTGGTTTAGTTGGCAAAAGCAGGAACCTTGGTTTTAAGTGCAGACTGCAGAGTGTAGAGAGTGGAGAGTTGGGGGAGATAATTGAGAAGGGCGAGCGGCAGAGTGTCTTGCGTTAGGTTTTCTGGAAAGGAGGGAAGAGAAACTTCTCCTGTACACTTGATGTACCGGTCTATCTTTCCCGCCATAtcgttattttattatttttattttcctttttcgttTTTATCGGAATTGAATTCATAGGTATCTCCATAATCAAAAGTCAACATCGAACCCTCATCAGTAAATTCAGTCAAATCACATGATCAACAGTAATTCAACtagtaatttattaaataaaattattatttaataaattttaattattaattttatttaaaaataattacattttaattattactgataaattattgtataataacatatcaaatttaataaaataaatataagaaaatttaatctaattttgaaTTTAGGATATGTACAATATTTAGGAAAGTAAAATGGCCTCATAACATAAGAATTGCAATTTGTTTGGCCTAGTAGCCGGACTAGTACACGACTCTCATGTGTGTGAACTTTGAACCCTAATTGTGGCATTTACGAAATATTTTTCGTTTTAAATGAATTATAAaatgaattatatttttcttaatcatCTCTTAATTTTGTAGCTATTATCAGCAcaatttatatgttttatttcaattttgcaaCTATTGCTAGCAAAATTAAGGAAGAATATTTGATGACTTTGAAATTGATTAATGTTACATAAATACACTCTTGCATTGAAGAACAAGCACGTGAGAAATATTAAGTGAAAATGAGATTAAGGGCGTTTGGATAGGTTTAtaagtgatttttttaatttttaatttataaaaatgtgtagtattaatgtttggtataattttcaaaataaaattgtaactttctaaaaaattattttggtgcttaagaagaagttaaaaaaatgactt
Coding sequences:
- the LOC112738330 gene encoding DNA repair protein RAD7: MVPTKTTPKSSKTIDSMHPHTPTQTNEPSSFPPRRRSLRLASIPNSDPPKFGADDGSTATAVRVSNDTDSGPTGNAASGKGKRKGRSAVSGTATVKLDESGKGFLNLRSGKKVLMRGMEANQYNAVSNGDPGSGSAKRGRKTISQKSEEEEEQQKCETKDTNSYVDAVKIEKQNIDEGLENVVSGNRGKRKLGGGSSSRDAVTVEVGSMSVGRRRLSREEKGKSAVVANGEPPRNAVAHETTLENRSDAKLPSEEGNAVPVQMRARERSRDTNNNNNNNGNQREHGSNRMDRFRDIARENASRFAHFTAEDEENTNDNSVPEPEVEHEIEDWPGPFSTAMKIIRDREKKSFQTGCGPSERSLVESIKWVPKRNQALTGRKFLAPSLQELCLDILARNVDDIASLDSVPDSLRHRLSQLLCDAERITDHFFELLVCGSPTEIRLRNCSWLSEEHFVKCFQMCDTTNLVVLQLDQCGRCLADYVIYATLAQSRGHLPRLTSLSITGACRLSDLGLRALVSSAPALRSVNLSRCSLLTSSGIFHLAESLRSLLKELYLDECNGIDAALVLPALLELEHLEVLSVASVKTICDEFVKDYITARGHNLKELVLQNCVNVTDASIKIIAEHCPGLCVLDIMHLETLTDLSIGYLSNHCRALHTLKLCRNTFSDEAIAAFLETSGESLQELSLNSVKKVGYHTTLSLASHAKNLRTLDLSWCRNLTDNALGLIVDSCSSLISLNLFGCTQVTDIFLKGHSNMQLEIIGLQNSPLLRHVKVPDPYQGALNYSSVSMDGV